The Humulus lupulus chromosome 4, drHumLupu1.1, whole genome shotgun sequence genome has a window encoding:
- the LOC133829888 gene encoding nuclear transcription factor Y subunit C-2, whose protein sequence is MDQSEQSQQQQQQQPVVGMVAGSGQMSYGPSSYQTAPMVASGAPAVAVPSPTQPPANFSNSSHQLAFQQAQHFHHQQQQQQQQQLQMFWANQMQEIEQTTDFKNHSLPLARIKKIMKADEDVRMISAEAPVIFAKACEMFILELTLRSWIHTEENKRRTLQKNDIAAAISRTDVFDFLVDIIPRDELKEEGLGVTKATLPVVGSPADIPYYYVQQQHPAGPTGMIMGKPVDQAAMYAAQQPRPPMAFVPWPQTQPQQQQQQQQQPQTDT, encoded by the coding sequence ATGGATCAATCAGAACAATcacaacagcagcagcagcagcagccagTTGTGGGTATGGTGGCAGGTTCGGGCCAAATGTCTTATGGTCCTTCCTCGTATCAAACTGCTCCCATGGTGGCTTCCGGCGCTCCAGCTGTGGCTGTTCCTTCCCCGACTCAGCCCCCTGCTAATTTCTCTAATTCCTCACACCAGCTTGCGTTCCAGCAAGCCCAGCACTTCCaccatcagcagcaacaacagcagcagcagcagcttcAGATGTTCTGGGCTAACCAAATGCAAGAAATCGAACAAACGACTGATTTCAAAAACCACAGTTTACCACTTGCTCGCATCAAGAAAATTATGAAAGCTGATGAGGATGTCAGAATGATTTCGGCCGAGGCTCCTGTCATATTTGCTAAGGCATGTGAAATGTTCATCTTGGAGCTGACTTTGCGGTCTTGGATCCACACTGAGGAAAACAAAAGGAGGACACTGCAGAAGAATGACATTGCAGCTGCCATTTCGAGGACTGATGTCTTTGATTTTCTTGTTGATATTATTCCTAGAGATGAGTTGAAAGAGGAGGGACTCGGCGTCACTAAGGCTACCCTTCCAGTGGTGGGTTCACCGGCGGACATTCCATACTACTATGTTCAGCAACAGCACCCTGCAGGTCCAACAGGGATGATCATGGGAAAACCAGTCGATCAAGCAGCAATGTATGCTGCTCAACAGCCTAGACCACCTATGGCTTTTGTTCCGTGGCCGCAGACTCAACCTcaacagcagcaacagcagcagcagcagccacAAACAGACACTTGA